The following proteins come from a genomic window of Triticum aestivum cultivar Chinese Spring chromosome 6A, IWGSC CS RefSeq v2.1, whole genome shotgun sequence:
- the LOC123127353 gene encoding uncharacterized protein isoform X2: MEDGASDFSDWEVLSASSGVGGDEAVLVSGEGGDVLPDHFALDSSSSTGFSGEGTWSEAASDDVEIESGLGSVDRFGSAMQEQTDLIGVVDSSAQLQFGGIDVTAQASRAFGASVACGGGAHEKQTAGLSCGEFDSIPQAALQGLEGILDSDATAVAGVGLQIEISENSSLQLEDGGADAICESSVLQAAATSDAMQTLQEELEQGKDASAASGCAEPGGDDKDGSSPLVAAAAPVTGDGERQVVVWRRLPFRFIHYCAWKVSPVWPISIAAALLGIVVLGRRMYRMRRKTQGLPQIKIAFDDKFADHAARLNEAFLIAKRVPALRTLPGVALPWSMMQER, translated from the exons ATGGAGGACGGGGCCTCGGATTTCAGCGACTGGGAGGTGCTATCTGCATCCTCGGGGGTCGGAGGCGATGAGGCCGTCCTTGTGTCCGGGGAAGGCGGCGACGTCCTCCCCGACCACTTCGCCCTCGACTCCTCTTCCTCCACTGGCTTCTCCGGCGAGGGCACGTGGTCGGAGGCTGCCTCCGACGACGTGGAAATTGAATCCGGGTTAGGATCAGTGGACAGATTTGGTTCTGCTATGCAAGAGCAGACGGATCTTATTGGGGTGGTGGATTCCAGCGCACAGTTGCAATTTGGCGGGATTGATGTGACTGCACAAGCCTCGCGGGCTTTTGGAGCCTCCGTGGCATGTGGTGGGGGCGCACATGAGAAGCAAACTGCGGGGTTAAGTTGCGGTGAGTTTGATTCGATTCCGCAAGCCGCGCTTCAAGGGTTGGAGGGAATTTTGGACTCCGATGCAACTGCCGTCGCCGGTGTAGGACTCCAGATAGAAATATCAGAGAATTCTAGTTTGCAATTGGAAGATGGAGGGGCTGATGCCATTTGCGAAAGCTCTGTTCTTCAAGCTGCTGCAACAAGCGATGCAATGCAGACTCTGCAGGAAGAGCTGGAGCAAGGGAAGGATGCTAGTGCCGCTTCTGGCTGTGCTGAACCTGGTGGCGATGACAAGGATGGTTCTTCCCCTCTGGTTGCAGCTGCAGCTCCGGTCACCGGTGATGGAGAGAGGCAAGTGGTTGTATGGCGGAGGCTGCCGTTCAGGTTCATCCATTATTGTGCTTGGAAAGTGAGTCCGGTTTGGCCGATTTCCATCGCTGCAGCGTTGCTGGGGATAGTTGTGCTCGGGAGGAGGATGTATAGGATGAGGCGCAAGACCCAGGGCCTTCCCCAGATTAAGATCGCATTTGATGATAAG TTTGCAGACCACGCAGCACGTCTCAACGAGGCCTTCTTGATCGCAAAACGTGTACCCGCTCTGAGAACTTTGCCTGGTGTTGCACTCCCCTGGTCAATGATGCAAGAGAGATGA
- the LOC123127353 gene encoding uncharacterized protein isoform X1 — protein sequence MEDGASDFSDWEVLSASSGVGGDEAVLVSGEGGDVLPDHFALDSSSSTGFSGEGTWSEAASDDVEIESGLGSVDRFGSAMQEQTDLIGVVDSSAQLQFGGIDVTAQASRAFGASVACGGGAHEKQTAGLSCGEFDSIPQAALQGLEGILDSDATAVAGVGLQIEISENSSLQLEDGGADAICESSVLQAAATSDAMQTLQEELEQGKDASAASGCAEPGGDDKDGSSPLVAAAAPVTGDGERQVVVWRRLPFRFIHYCAWKVSPVWPISIAAALLGIVVLGRRMYRMRRKTQGLPQIKIAFDDKRASQFADHAARLNEAFLIAKRVPALRTLPGVALPWSMMQER from the exons ATGGAGGACGGGGCCTCGGATTTCAGCGACTGGGAGGTGCTATCTGCATCCTCGGGGGTCGGAGGCGATGAGGCCGTCCTTGTGTCCGGGGAAGGCGGCGACGTCCTCCCCGACCACTTCGCCCTCGACTCCTCTTCCTCCACTGGCTTCTCCGGCGAGGGCACGTGGTCGGAGGCTGCCTCCGACGACGTGGAAATTGAATCCGGGTTAGGATCAGTGGACAGATTTGGTTCTGCTATGCAAGAGCAGACGGATCTTATTGGGGTGGTGGATTCCAGCGCACAGTTGCAATTTGGCGGGATTGATGTGACTGCACAAGCCTCGCGGGCTTTTGGAGCCTCCGTGGCATGTGGTGGGGGCGCACATGAGAAGCAAACTGCGGGGTTAAGTTGCGGTGAGTTTGATTCGATTCCGCAAGCCGCGCTTCAAGGGTTGGAGGGAATTTTGGACTCCGATGCAACTGCCGTCGCCGGTGTAGGACTCCAGATAGAAATATCAGAGAATTCTAGTTTGCAATTGGAAGATGGAGGGGCTGATGCCATTTGCGAAAGCTCTGTTCTTCAAGCTGCTGCAACAAGCGATGCAATGCAGACTCTGCAGGAAGAGCTGGAGCAAGGGAAGGATGCTAGTGCCGCTTCTGGCTGTGCTGAACCTGGTGGCGATGACAAGGATGGTTCTTCCCCTCTGGTTGCAGCTGCAGCTCCGGTCACCGGTGATGGAGAGAGGCAAGTGGTTGTATGGCGGAGGCTGCCGTTCAGGTTCATCCATTATTGTGCTTGGAAAGTGAGTCCGGTTTGGCCGATTTCCATCGCTGCAGCGTTGCTGGGGATAGTTGTGCTCGGGAGGAGGATGTATAGGATGAGGCGCAAGACCCAGGGCCTTCCCCAGATTAAGATCGCATTTGATGATAAG AGGGCCTCCCAGTTTGCAGACCACGCAGCACGTCTCAACGAGGCCTTCTTGATCGCAAAACGTGTACCCGCTCTGAGAACTTTGCCTGGTGTTGCACTCCCCTGGTCAATGATGCAAGAGAGATGA